A region of the bacterium genome:
AACTGCTTGCTCAATGTGGAGCCTCCTCTGGTCGGGAGCGTGCAGTTTACAGCGTCCAAGGGCAATCTCAGACTTGCATCGAGCGGGGACGTGAGGCGATGGGCTAGTGCTTTACCCGGTCGCCCTTCTCTTCGCCGGAGAGGATCCAACCGACGAGCTTGCCCGGCTGAATCCCCTTGTTTTCGTCCCAGAATCGGTGGTTTCGAAGATACCGGCTCGAGGTGTCTTCCTCGGGAATGGCCGTAAGCTCGTTGTGAATCGCTCGGAAGCGCTCGACCCAGCGTCGGCAGTTCGACACCCGCAGATCGACCCAGCCCTGCCGGACCCAACGCTCGACAAGCTCCGGTGTGAGCGCTACATCATCGGCATTCGAGGGCACGATGACCTTGGGACTCCGCATGATCTCGCCGGAGCTCAATATGATCGGCAGGCCGACGGAAATCACCTCGCTGGCGATACGGGGTCGGTTGCGAACCAGCTTGTCGAGGGCCTCGGCGACATCCTCCGGGCTGGCATCGCGCACGGCAACCATGGTGCCGAACGCCTCGCGCAGGAGATGGGCCTCGAACAGGAGCTTCGTGTTCCTCGGCGGCCCGAGCATTTCGAAGGCCACGCTCCGGGTCTCGCCCTGGCGCTCGAGCTCGGCCATGCGCTCCATGGCCCAGTGGCGCATCATCCCGGCCCGATAGGACGGGCCGAGCACCGCGTTGTCGAGTGCGTTGATGATGTCGTGCCCGGTGTTGCCGCCTTCGATCTCGAAGACGAGATACTGCGCGATCTCCTCGGGCGTGACGAATTCCATCTGTTCGGCGGTTGTCAGCATCGCGAACTCTTCCAGGCTGAAGATGCCGTTCTCGCCGGTATCGATGTAAGCGGTGGTCAAGACGTCGTCGGTGAGTTCGCCGGCCTCGGGATCGACCGTCGAGAAGCTGTCTCCGAGCGGTCTGGCCTCGGGTTTGACCATGAAGATCGGCTCGCGGCGCCGGGCAATGGGCCCGTAGCCGATCTTCTTCCAGGCAATCGCCGCCGCCGGCTTGATCTCTTTAGTGATCGGCGCCTCGGGTGTGCGTGCCATCAGAAAGAGCAGCAGAGAGTGCGCGCCGGCCACGGCGCTCTTCGACAGCAAGACCCGACTCGGCTTCTCTTCGCTGTGGGTGTACGGAACGTTCAAGCCCATGCCGCCGGTTCCACTGGTGCCGACCTTGAGGTAGACCGCGGTGGCTGCGTCCTGCATGCCTCGATACAGGATCTGGATGTGCCGGATCAGGCGCGGTATGTAGAGCGCCTCGAGAAGAGTGGTTACGGACTGGTCGCGAAGCTGGCCGCTCTCGCGCTCGTCCAGGACGGTTCGTGCCGCGGAATAGACGTCTCGGTAGGCGATGCCGGTAGCCGTGTTGACGCAGTCGATGAGGATGTCGGGCCGGCCGTCAACGAGCAGCTGGTAGAGCAAATAGCTCGGTAGATTCTCATCCTGGAGCTGGCCGAGCTGAGCCTCGAGCTCGTTGTCACGGGATCCGGTGGCGGACGGTCCGAAGATATCCCCATGCGAGGTGGAGATCGTGGCGTCGCCGGCTTCGGAAAGAAGCATCTGCCGGGCCTCTTCGGTCTCCGCCTGGGTCAGGCTGTGGATCTGAATCTCGCGAGGCTTGCGGGCCAAGAGCTCGCGGCAGACGGCCATTCCGACCAGTCCGTAGCCTCCCAGGACCAGTATTTTGCGCCCTTCGATATTCACAGCGACGTCAGCTTAGCAGTGTCCATCACCGCCTCTGAATACCCGTCGGGGTGGCCCCGGGTACCGTGTTTCGGCGTTGTAGACTCTGGCCTCTTCAACCGCCGGAACCGCGGAGATATCCAATGCTACTCAATAACAGAATGTTCCGTTCTCTAGGGCTGGCCCTGTCGACTTTGGTTGCCCCTGTTTGCGTCCAGGCCGACGGCTTGCCCGCGGCGGTCGAAGCCGGCCTGGCCCGGATACTGCCGGAGATGATCGAGATCCGGCACCATCTCCATCAGAATCCCGAGCTCGGCAATCAAGAGTTCGAGACCGCGGCCCTGGTCGCGAAGCACTTGGAGGATCTCGGCATCGAGGTCCGCCGGGAAGTGGCGATTACGGGTGTCGTTGGAGTCTTCCAGGGAGGCAAGCCCGGGCCGGTGGCCGCGGTTCGTGCCGATATGGACGCTTTGCCCGTGACCGAGAGCACCGATCTGCCGTTCAAGTCCACCAAGCGGACCCGGTTTCTGGGCCAAGAAGTCGGTGTGGCGCATGCCTGCGGGCACGACATCCACACGTCGGTGGTCCTGGGCGTGGCCAAGATCCTGGCTCCTCTGCGCGACGAACT
Encoded here:
- a CDS encoding short-chain dehydrogenase translates to MNIEGRKILVLGGYGLVGMAVCRELLARKPREIQIHSLTQAETEEARQMLLSEAGDATISTSHGDIFGPSATGSRDNELEAQLGQLQDENLPSYLLYQLLVDGRPDILIDCVNTATGIAYRDVYSAARTVLDERESGQLRDQSVTTLLEALYIPRLIRHIQILYRGMQDAATAVYLKVGTSGTGGMGLNVPYTHSEEKPSRVLLSKSAVAGAHSLLLFLMARTPEAPITKEIKPAAAIAWKKIGYGPIARRREPIFMVKPEARPLGDSFSTVDPEAGELTDDVLTTAYIDTGENGIFSLEEFAMLTTAEQMEFVTPEEIAQYLVFEIEGGNTGHDIINALDNAVLGPSYRAGMMRHWAMERMAELERQGETRSVAFEMLGPPRNTKLLFEAHLLREAFGTMVAVRDASPEDVAEALDKLVRNRPRIASEVISVGLPIILSSGEIMRSPKVIVPSNADDVALTPELVERWVRQGWVDLRVSNCRRWVERFRAIHNELTAIPEEDTSSRYLRNHRFWDENKGIQPGKLVGWILSGEEKGDRVKH